The genome window GCAGCGCGTCTTTTGCGTCACGTTTCCCCCGCGTTTGCCGAAGATCCCCTCCGCGTACTGCGCGTTGCACGCTTTTCAGCACGTTACGCTCACCTCGGGTTTACCGTCGCGCCGCCAACGATAGAGCTGATGCGCCAGCTCAGCGAATCCGGCGAACTGGACGCCCTGACACCCGAGCGCAGTTGGAAAGAAATTTCCCGGGCGCTGATGGAGGATCAGCCTCAGGTCTTTATTCAAGTACTGCGCGACTGCAACGCGCTGAAAACCCTGATGCCGGAAGTGGACGCCCTGTTCGGCGTACCGCAACCCGCAGCCCATCACCCGGAAATCGACACCGGCCTACATACCCTGAGCGTGCTGGAACAGGCGGCCCTGCACCAACAGCCGCTCACCGTGCGCTGGGCTTGCCTGCTGCATGACGTGGGCAAAGGCCTGACACCTGTGGATAAGTTGCCGCAGCATATTGCCCACGAACATACCGGCCTGAAGCTGATCAAGGCGATGAACGAGCGCTTCAAGGTGCCGAAGGATTGTCAGGAACTGGCCCTGCTTGTCGGCCAATATCACACCCATGGCCATCGCGCGCTGGAGCTGAAAGCTTCGACATTGTTGGAGTTGCTGCAGAGTTTCGATGTTTATCGCAGGCCACAGCGTTTTGAAGAATTCGTGGTGAGCTGTGAAATGGACGCGCGGGGCCGCAAAGGCCTGGAGCAAAGAAGTTATCCACAAGCGGATTATTTACGCGGCGCGGCGAAAGCGGCACGCGAGGTGCCTGTGGCGCCTTTACTGGAGAAAGGTTTCAAAGGCCCCGAGCTCGGTGAGGCGCTCAAGCGTGAGCGGCTCAGGGTGTTGAAAGTCTACAAAGAACAACGCGCCCTATAGGGGCGCGTCCGGCGTCAGCTGCTGGCCCTGCCACTCAAAACCGACGGGCGCCAGCACTTGATCAATCTGCGCATCGCGCCATAGCTGCGCCAATGTCTTGCCCGCCTCCGGGTGCACACGATCGGGCGCCATCAACGACAGCGGCCACAGCACAAAGGCGTTTTTCAGGATCTCTGCTCGCGGCAGGATCAAGCCATCGAAATTGCCCACCAGCTCGCCGTACAGCAACACATCGATGTCCAGCGGCAGCCCCTTGCGGTCCGGGGCATAGCGACCATTATCGGCCTCGATGAATTTCAACCGACGATCCAGCTCCATCAGCGGCAGGTCGGTATAGGCCGACACCACCAGATTGAAGAATGGCCCGCTTTTGATGCCCACCGGCTGGCTTTCGAACACTGGAGAACAGCGCACATCGATCAAGAAGCTCGCCAGCGCATCCAGGCCAGCGACCAAATGGCGCTCGCGCTCGATATTGCTGCCAAGGCCAAGGTAAATCTGAGTTAGCGACATCCGCGCTCGATCTCCACGCCCACGCCTTTGGCGGCCGGTACGGCGCCGGGCTTGGTCAACTTGAGGTGCAGCCAGGGAATCTGAAATTCACGCATCAGCACTTCGGCCAGACGCTCGGCAAAGGTTTCTACCAACTGGTACTGGGATTGCTCGGCAAAGGCCTGGATACGCGCAGATACGCTGGCGTAGTCGAGCGCCAGGGTCAGATCGTCACCCGCCGCAGCCGGGCGGTTGTCCCAGGCAAAGCTCAGGTCCAGACGCAGACATTGCTTGATGCCGCGCTCCCAGTCGTAGGCCCCGATCACGGTGTCGACTTCCAGGCCTTCGATAAACACTCTGTCCAAGCTCTTCTCCGCAGCACGACAAGGGCGCGTTGCCCCGTTAGAATCAGGGCGTCCTCGCCCGGAATAGTTAGCATGTTTT of Pseudomonas fluorescens contains these proteins:
- a CDS encoding multifunctional CCA addition/repair protein yields the protein MKIYKVGGAVRDRLLGIKVTDIDRVVVGATTEEMLAKGYKPVGADFPVFLDPKNGDEYALARTERKSGRGYGGFVFHASPEVTLEEDLIRRDLTINAMAEDDDGNLTDPYHGQRDLAARLLRHVSPAFAEDPLRVLRVARFSARYAHLGFTVAPPTIELMRQLSESGELDALTPERSWKEISRALMEDQPQVFIQVLRDCNALKTLMPEVDALFGVPQPAAHHPEIDTGLHTLSVLEQAALHQQPLTVRWACLLHDVGKGLTPVDKLPQHIAHEHTGLKLIKAMNERFKVPKDCQELALLVGQYHTHGHRALELKASTLLELLQSFDVYRRPQRFEEFVVSCEMDARGRKGLEQRSYPQADYLRGAAKAAREVPVAPLLEKGFKGPELGEALKRERLRVLKVYKEQRAL
- the folK gene encoding 2-amino-4-hydroxy-6-hydroxymethyldihydropteridine diphosphokinase, with the translated sequence MSLTQIYLGLGSNIERERHLVAGLDALASFLIDVRCSPVFESQPVGIKSGPFFNLVVSAYTDLPLMELDRRLKFIEADNGRYAPDRKGLPLDIDVLLYGELVGNFDGLILPRAEILKNAFVLWPLSLMAPDRVHPEAGKTLAQLWRDAQIDQVLAPVGFEWQGQQLTPDAPL
- the folB gene encoding dihydroneopterin aldolase codes for the protein MDRVFIEGLEVDTVIGAYDWERGIKQCLRLDLSFAWDNRPAAAGDDLTLALDYASVSARIQAFAEQSQYQLVETFAERLAEVLMREFQIPWLHLKLTKPGAVPAAKGVGVEIERGCR